The Pseudochaenichthys georgianus chromosome 8, fPseGeo1.2, whole genome shotgun sequence genome has a segment encoding these proteins:
- the LOC117450530 gene encoding uncharacterized protein: protein MMQCFHFMLEPAKNFTAKIKESRKRAQNEKREPLDEDQLFIVDLARDLSRVCQRSEVLEHIWNLDDTWPTPLCKVFVLQWASMLESKKRPMQTDGWPEMDDVKHPDMINEQDLLQAKAVILNWIKDLRAQPEQSVWPGEPVAKSLEDLQSAWRWGRAPNLLAAMELVFWTLIVQRPDKDTIPHQWLMWKQKTQKIGSISYIPQPVWDWISKAAVEVTLDLDTANPDLLISSDEKRMRCGYERKDIPNFHQRFDGWWCAVGMEGLGSGRHYWEAEVGERDWRLGVAKESALRKGFKSLNTDTGYLSLRLERGSELKALTVPFTSLPPYLIPEKVGIYLDYDHGQLSFYDVDKHIHIYTYNECFKEKLYPLFGTVEIINDLVIKSPAVKTQRFCPSPCIWG, encoded by the exons ATGATGCAATGTTTTCACTTCATGTTGGAGCCGGCCAAGAACTTTACAGCCAAGATAAAG GAATCACGCAAAAGAGCGCAGAACGAGAAGAGGGAGCCTCTGGAtgaagatcagctgtttattgtGGATCTGGCAAGAGATCTAAGCCGAGTGTGCCAG AGGTCAGAAGTCCTGGAGCACATCTGGAACCTGGACGACACCTGGCCGACACCCCTCTGCAAGGTCTTCGTCCTGCAGTGGGCCTCCATGCTAGAGAGCAAG AAGAGGCCGATGCAGACTGACGGCTGGCCAGAGATGGATGATGTAAAGCACCCTGATATGATCAATGAGCAGGACCTGCTGCAGGCCAAAGCTGTGATTCTAAACTGGATCAAGGACCTGAGAGCTCAGCCTGAG CAAAGTGTGTGGCCCGGGGAGCCGGTGGCTAAGTCTCTGGAGGACCTGCAGTCAGCCTGGCGTTGGGGCCGCGCGCCAAATCTGCTGGCCGCTATGGAGCTGGTGTTTTGGACTCTAATCGTGCAGCGCCCAGATAAG gatacCATACCGCACCAGTGGCTCATGTGGAAGCAGAAGACTCAGAAGATTG GTAGCATATCCTACATTCCTCAACCAG TGTGGGATTGGATCTCAAAGGCTGCAG TGGAGGTGACTCTGGATCTGGACACTGCCAACCCTGACCTGCTCATCTCCTCCGACGAGAAGCGGATGCGCTGTGGCTACGAGAGGAAGGATATTCCCAACTTCCACCAGCGCTTCGACGGCTGGTGGTGTGCCGTCGGGATGGAGGGCTTGGGCTCCGGCCGCCACTACTGGGAGGCGGAGGTTGGAGAGCGGGACTGGAGACTGGGCGTGGCCAAAGAGTCGGCCCTGAGGAAAGGCTTCAAGTCCCTGAACACAGATACGGGTTACCTGAGCCTGAGGCTGGAGAGGGGCTCTGAGCTGAAGGCGCTGACGGTGCCCTTCACCTCCCTGCCGCCCTACCTCATCCCCGAAAAGGTGGGCATCTACCTCGACTACGACCACGGCCAGCTGTCCTTCTATGACGTGGACAAACACATCCACATTTACACCTACAACGAGTGCTTCAAAGAGAAGTTGTACCCGCTGTTCGGTACTGTGGAGATCATCAATGATCTGGTGATCAAGTCTCCAGCAGTTAAAACCCAACGTTTCTGCCCCTCGCCCTGCATCTGGGGTTGA